The Gemmatimonadales bacterium DNA window CCGAGGCCGTGGACCGGATGCTGGCGGTGAAGCACGCCAAGGTTGACCGAGTGGCACTGCTCGAGGTAGATGAGGAAGAGCTGGTGCAGCGGCTCCTGGGGCGGGCGGCCAAGGAAGGCCGCAGCGACGACAACCTCCAATCCATCCGGCAGCGCCTCAAGGTGTATCACGCGCAGACGGCGCCTCTCATCGCATATTACGATGGCCAGGGCGTGGTTCACCGGGTGGCGGGGAGCGGCGGCGTAGACGAGATCCAGGGACGCATGAGGGAGGCTGTGAGGTAGTGATCACGGTGAAGTCGGCGCGGGAGATCGAGACGATGGCGCGCGCGGGCCGGATCGTGGCCGGCGTGCTGGACCTGGTCCGGTCGCGTGCCGTCCCCGGCTCCTCTACCTGGGAGCTCGACCGCATCGCGGAGGAGTTCATCCGCTCGCACGCCGGGGCGACGCCGTCGTTCAAGGGCCTGTACGGGTTCCCCGCGACCCTCTGCACCTCCATCAACGCCGAAGTCGTCCACGGCATCCCCGCCAAGAGGCGCGTCCTGGTCGATGGCGACATCGTCAGCGTGGACGTCGGCGTGTGCGTGGGCGGCCTGCACGCCGACAGCG harbors:
- a CDS encoding adenylate kinase, which translates into the protein MYAMILGAPGSGKGTQGKLLAEHLGVPQVSTGDLIRAAMKQGTPLGVKAKGYYDQGLLVPDEVIFGLIQEILDSPAAAKGVLMDGFPRTIPQAEAVDRMLAVKHAKVDRVALLEVDEEELVQRLLGRAAKEGRSDDNLQSIRQRLKVYHAQTAPLIAYYDGQGVVHRVAGSGGVDEIQGRMREAVR